The window ATTTCCGGTGTCCTATTCCGGTCCGATGCCGCCTCTGTTTTGAAGTGGCCTCAAACTGGCGATGAGGTTCTGGTGGGAGGCCGAATTTCGACCTATCCCCAAAGGGGCACATACCAGCTATACGCCAAGAGGATGATGCCTCTTGGAAGGGGGGCGGCGGACAGAGCGAAAGAGGAGGCCATGGAGGTCCTCTCAAGAGAGGGCCTTTTTGATGTCGCTAAAAAACGTCCTATAGAGCCATATCCCAGCCGGATATGCTGTATAACGTCCCCTACAGGGGCAGCTGTTCGAGACGTCCTCAAGGTATCAGGTGAGAGAAATCGATCGGTGGACGTGACGATAATTCCCTGCTTGGTTCAAGGTCTGGAGGCCCCTGACAGCATCGTGAAGGCCTTCTCCCTTGTCAAAGGTCTATCGGTGGATACCGTCCTTCTCGTTAGAGGTGGAGGAAGCAGGGACGATCTGGTCCCTTTCGACGATCCAGACGTAGTAAGGGCTGTCGCCTCCTGCCCTGTTCCGGTAGTAACAGGCATAGGCCATCAGGTGGATACGACCCTCGCCGATATGGCCGCCGATCTTCGCTGTGCCACCCCCTCTGAGGCGGCGGAGGCCTCGGTTCCTAGCTCTAAGGCGATGTTTTCCCTTTTGGATCATAAGCTTTATCAGCTTATGAAAGCCGCCCTATCCGGGGTTGAGCGGTCTAGAGGGAATCTGGAGTACCTAAAATCACGGCTTGATAGGCTTGTCACAAGATCGATCTACGACGGTAGTGCCAAGGTCGATCTGCTGGATAAAGAGCTTATCCTATCGATAAAATCGGCCCTTTCCACCCAAAAGACCAGGCTGGCGGAGCTTTCCGCCGGTCTATTTGGCGTTTCCCCCGTCTCTACCTTGGCAAGAGGTTTTATCGCCTGTAGAGATGGAGGTAATATTCCGATCAAGTCCATCGATCAGGTAAAAAAGGGAGACCTTTTATACTTGGACCTCGTCGACGGTGTTATTCAGTGCGAGGTCAAGTCCGTTGAGCCCATAAAGAGAGGAGAACTATCCTATGGTGCCGGAGACCTTTAAGTGGCTGGACGGAGAGCTCGTCCTGCTGGATCAGAGAGCTATTCCCTGGGAGACTTGTTTCGTTACCTGTAAGACCTACGAGGACGTCGCTAAGGCCATATCGTCTATGGTCGTGAGAGGAGCCCCTGCCATAGGGGTAGCTGCGGCCTACGGTATGGCCCTGGCGTCTTTGGCAGGGGAGGATATGAAGAGGGCGCGGGAGACCCTCCTCTCAAGCAGGCCGACGGCGGTAAACCTCCGTTGGGCTCTGGAGAGGATGGACTCGGTTATTGACCGATCCCCTGATGATATTATCGCCATGGCCCAGAGGCTTCACAGGGAGGATCTGGAGATAAACAGGGCCATAGGCGACAACGGCGAGGCCCTGGTCTCCGATGGATCGGTAATCCTTACTCACTGTAACGCCGGAGCCATTGCCACAGCTGGCTGGGGGACAGCCCTCGGGGTCATAAGGAGCTGTAGAGAGAGGGGGAAAAGCGTAAAGGTCTACGCCGACGAGACCAGGCCTAGGCTCCAGGGAGGGCTTCTCACCTCCTGGGAGCTCATGGAGGACGGCTTTGACGTTACGGTTATCTCCGACGGAATGGCGGCATGGCTGATGAAAAAAGTCAGTGTGGACTGCGTCATAGTGGGAGCGGACAGAATAGCCGCCAACGGCGATACCGCCAATAAGATAGGGACCTACGGCCTTTCTCTGGCCGCCAAGGCCCACGGAGTTCCTTTCTACGTCGCCGCTCCCCTCAGCACCTTCGATCTGTCCCTATCCTCCGGTGACGGTATTCCCATAGAGGAGCGAGATGGAGATGAGGTTCGTGCCCCCTACGGGAAAAGGC is drawn from Dethiosulfovibrio salsuginis and contains these coding sequences:
- the xseA gene encoding exodeoxyribonuclease VII large subunit gives rise to the protein MRKNELPTSPISVDSLSILIKETIESTSELARVAVRGEISDLKRHSSGHCYFTLSGRDSRISGVLFRSDAASVLKWPQTGDEVLVGGRISTYPQRGTYQLYAKRMMPLGRGAADRAKEEAMEVLSREGLFDVAKKRPIEPYPSRICCITSPTGAAVRDVLKVSGERNRSVDVTIIPCLVQGLEAPDSIVKAFSLVKGLSVDTVLLVRGGGSRDDLVPFDDPDVVRAVASCPVPVVTGIGHQVDTTLADMAADLRCATPSEAAEASVPSSKAMFSLLDHKLYQLMKAALSGVERSRGNLEYLKSRLDRLVTRSIYDGSAKVDLLDKELILSIKSALSTQKTRLAELSAGLFGVSPVSTLARGFIACRDGGNIPIKSIDQVKKGDLLYLDLVDGVIQCEVKSVEPIKRGELSYGAGDL
- the mtnA gene encoding S-methyl-5-thioribose-1-phosphate isomerase, whose translation is MVPETFKWLDGELVLLDQRAIPWETCFVTCKTYEDVAKAISSMVVRGAPAIGVAAAYGMALASLAGEDMKRARETLLSSRPTAVNLRWALERMDSVIDRSPDDIIAMAQRLHREDLEINRAIGDNGEALVSDGSVILTHCNAGAIATAGWGTALGVIRSCRERGKSVKVYADETRPRLQGGLLTSWELMEDGFDVTVISDGMAAWLMKKVSVDCVIVGADRIAANGDTANKIGTYGLSLAAKAHGVPFYVAAPLSTFDLSLSSGDGIPIEERDGDEVRAPYGKRLLPEDVEVWNPAFDVTPGENVTAIITEVGVLRPPYGVSIAKAIKEI